ACCGGGTGTTCATCATCGACGAGGCGCACATGATCTCCTCGGCGGGGTTCAACGCCCTGCTGAAGATCGTCGAGGAGCCGCCGGAGCACCTCATCTTCATCTTCGCGACGACCGAGCCGGAGAAACTGCTGGCGACGATCCGGTCGCGGACGCACAACTACCCCTTCCGCCTGCTCACCCCGCCGGCCATGCGCGGCCTGCTGGAGAAGGTCTGCGGGGAGGAGGGCGTGATCGTCGAGGACGCGGTGTACCCGCTGGTCATCCGGGCGGGCGGCGGGTCCCCCCGTGACTCCCTGAGCATCATGGACCAGCTGCTCGCCGGGGCGGGGCCGGAGGGGGTGACGTACACCCGTGCGCTGGCGCTGCTGGGGGTGACGGACTCCGCGCTCATCGACCGGGCCGTGGACGCCCTCGCCGGGCACGACCAGGCGGCGTTGTTCCGCTGCGTCAACGAGGTCATCGACGCCGGCTACGACCCGCGCCGGTTCGCGACCGACCTGCTGGACCGGTTCCGGGACCTGCTCGTCGTCCAGGCCGTGCCGGACGCTTTCGAGCAGGGGCTCGTCGACGCCCCCGCGGACCAGCGGCAGATCCTCTCCGAGCAGGCCCAGGACCTGGGGCAGGCGACGCTCACGCGGTGCGCGGCCCTCGTCAACGAGGGGTTGGAGCAGATGCGCGGGGCGACGGCACCCCGGCTGCTCCTGGAGATCCTGTGCGCCCGCATGGCCCTGCCGGCGGCGGGCACGACCGTGGAGGCGTTGGCGCAGCGCATCGAGGCCCTCGAGTCCGGTGGCGTGCGCGCCGTCCCGGGGGGACCGGGTGCCGGGGAGGGCACGCCGTCGCTGTCCTCCGGGAAGCGGTACGAGCGCCGGTCCCAGCGCCAGGCGCGCGAGGCTGCGGAGCGGGCGGCCCGGGAGGCCGCCGGTGCCGCGGCGGCCGGCACCGGCGACGGCGCGACCGGCACGGGTGCGGCGACCACGGGCGGGGACGTGGACCGGTCCGCGGCGACCGTGCGCGAGTCCCCGGAGGCCGTGCAGGCCACGGCCGCCGGGGCGGCGACGACGGCGGCGATGGCCGACGGTGTGGAGACACCCGCCGCGTCGCCGGCCACGTCGCCGGACGCTGGCGCGACGGATGCGACCGATACGACCGATACGACGGGTTCGACGGGTTCGACGGGTTCGACGGCGACGCCGGACGGTTCCGCCGGGGCTGACAGTTCCGCCTCGCCCGCCACTCCCGCCACTCCCGGCGGTGCCGGCGGGGACGACGCCACGGACGGTGTGCAGGACCGGACCCCGGACGGGGCAGCGGACGCGGCGGAGGAGGACCCCACCGTCGCCGAGGCCCGTCGCGCGCGGGAGATCGTGGAGCGCAACCGGCGGCTCGCCCGGGGCCAGCAGGACACGGCTCCGTCGAGCGCGGGGAACAGCGCCGGGCCGGGTGCGGAGGACACCGCTGCGCCGGGCGCGGATGAGACCGCCGGACACACGTCCGCCTCCGCCTCCGGCACCGACGCCGGGGCCGGGCAGGACACGGCTCAATCGAGCACGGACGACACCGCTGCGCCGGGCGGGGATGACACCGCCGGACAGCCCGTCACGCCGTCGTCGCAGCCGGACGCCGCCGCGGCCGGGGACCTCCCGGTCGGCGAGCTGTGGGACCGCGTCCTCGCGGAGCTGCGGGAGATCACCCTCAGCGCGTGGATCGCCGCGCGTGGGGCCGAGCCCGTCGAGGCCACCCGGGGCGACGACGGCACCGTGACCGTCGACCTCCGGCACCACACCGGGGCCCTCGCGGCGTTCGTCACCAACGCCGACCAGGCGGAGGCGTTCGCCGAGGCCGGGCGTCGTGCCGTCGGCGCACCGGTCCGGGTCCGGGCGACGGTCGGCGGGCGGACCGTCCAGCAGCCGCCACAACCGTCCACCGGGCAGCCGCCGGGAAAACCGCAGGCGGTCTCGGCTGACGGTGACGGTGCCGGGGCCGCGCCGGAGAACACGCCCACGCCGGACGGGATGACCGGCGGCGCCGGGTCGACGGACACCGGTGACCCCGGCTCCACGCCGGCCACCCCGGCGACGCCCGACGCGCCACCAGAGCCGGAGGACACATCTGCGCCGGGCGACGCCGCGCCGGCTGCCTCGTCGTCCCCGGCCGCCGCGCCGTCGTCCCCGGTCCCCGGGGAGGACCCGGTTCCGCCGGTGTCCGCCGCGTCGTCGGCACTCGAGCGTGCCCGGGCGATGGAACGCGCCCGCGCTGAGCGCATGGCCGCCCAGGCCGGGGGCGCGGCGCAGGCCGGCTCCCCCGGCGACGGGTCCGGACGCACCGGCACCCCCGGTGGGGCGACCCGCGGTGGGGCCGTCGGCACCGGGCAGGGAACCGACCAGGGGACCGGGCCGCTCACCGGGTGGCGTGCCCGGAAGGCGACCATCGAGGCGCGCCGGGAATACGCCTTCGACCAGGGCTTCAACGGCGTCCCCCTGCCCGAGGAACCGCCGGAGGACCCGTGGGACGGTGGCGGCCCCGGCGAACCGGGCGACGTCGCGCACGCCCCGGCCCCCGGCACCGGCCCCGCCCGCCCGGGCCCAGGCACCGGCGCCGGGCCCGCCACCCCGGGCGGCCCCGCCACCGGACCGGACCCCGCGGCCGACCCGTCGGGCGCGACGGGCCCCGGCCCGGACCCGCGCGGGCGCCGGGAGACCCCGGAGGAACGCCGGCAACGCGAACAGGACGAGATGCTCGAGGACCGTGACCGGGGAGGCCCCAGCCAGTACGATCACCGCACGCCCCTGGAGATCGCCGGGGAGCTCATCGAACAGCACCTCGGCGGCGAACGGACACGCTGACCCGCGGTACAGTGGCCGGGCGTCGCGAGGGTGGCGTCGACACCCTGACAGACCCCCACCGGCACGCGGGACCTGCCGAGCACGTCCCCCGAGACAACCCCACGACAGCCCCGGCCCCCGAGCCCGGACGAAAGGAACACCATGAGCCAGCCCGACATGAACCAGATCATGGCCCAGGCCCAGCAGATGCAGCAGCAGCTCCAGGCGGCGCAGGCGGAGATCGTCGCCTCGACCGTCGAGGGCACCGCCGGCAACGGGCTCGTGACCGTCGTCCTCGGCGGCGACGGCGAGGTCCGGGACCTCACCATCGACCCGAAGGTCGTGGACCCGGAGGACGTCGAGACGCTCCAGGACCTCGTGGTCGGGGCGTTCCGCGAGGCCAACCAGAACCTCCGCGACCTCGCCGACGAGAAGATGGGGCCGCTGTCCCAGGGCATGGGCGGCCTCGGGCTCTGACCCGGCCCCCGCCGGGAGCCCCGTCGCCGGGCGACCCGCGCCGGGCCCCGGCCCCCGACCCCCACCCACGCCCCGCACCGACAGAGGTCGCACAGTGTTTGAAGGTCCGCTCCAGGACGTCATCGACGAATTCTCCCGCCTGCCCGGCGTCGGGCCGAAGAGCGCCCAACGCATCGCGTTCCACCTGCTCCAGGTCGACCCCGAGGACGTCGACCGGCTGCGCGCGGCGCTCGGCCGGCTGCGCGAGGGCGTGACGTTCTGCCGGATCTGCCACAACATCTCCCAGGAGGACGTCTGCCGGATCTGCGCGGACTCCTCCCGGGATACGTCGTCGGTGTGCGTCGTCGAGGAGTCGAAGGACATCCAGGTCATCGAACGCACCGGGGAGTACCGCGGGCGCTACCACGTGCTCGGCGGGGCGCTCGACCCCCTGAACGGGGTCGGCCCGAAGGAACTGACCGTCACGAAGCTCGTCCAGCGCATCGGCGGGAACGTCCCCGACGTCGTCATCGGCGGGAAAGCCGGGGCCCGGGCCGGTGCGGTGACCCCCACCGGGTCCGGTGGGGACCCGGGCCAGGGGGACGACGGCGTGGAGTACGCGCCGGCCCCCGAGATCACGGAGGTCATCATCGCGACCGACCCGAACACCGAGGGCGAGGCCACGGCCAGCTACCTCGGCCGGCTCCTCCGCGACTTCCCCGGTCTCCGCGTGAGCCGCCTGGCCTCGGGCATCCCGATGGGCGGGGAGCTGGAGTTCGTCGACGAGCTCACGCTCTCCCGCGCCTTCGCCGGACGCACAAGTATCACAGGTGGGTGAGCCGTCCGGGGTGCCGCACACCCGGGGGGTAACGTGGCATGCAGCGAGGTCCGCGGACACCCGCGGCCCCGCGCAGGCATGACAGACATGCCCGGACACGCACGACGCCGTGCGCCGACGCACAGACACGCACGCACAGGACAGTGAGGATGAGGACGATGAAGATCGGGACGACCCGCCGCCGCACCTCGGCGACGACAGCCGTGGCGGACGCCGCGAAGAACTCCGTGCAGGACGTCATGGACACGGTCACCGGCAGGCGTGCCGCCGCCGCGCGCCGCCGCAACGCCATCCGCACGGGCGTGTGGGCCACGGTGTTCACCGGCGCGGGCATCCTCCACTTCATCCACAAGGAGACGTTCAACGACCTCGTCCCCGAGGAACTGCCGGGCACGCAGACGCAGTGGACCTACGGCAGCGGTGCGGTGGAGCTCGCCCTCGGCGCCGCGATCGTGAACCCGGGCACCCGGGAGGCCGCCGGCCGGGCCGCCGCGTGGTTCCTCCTCGGCGTGTGGCCGGGCAACATCAAGATGGCGTGGGACTGGCGGAACGAGACCCCGGTGAAGCGGGCGATCGCGTTCCTCCGCGTGCCGATGCAGATCCCGATGATCGCGGACGTGCGTAAGCTCCGGTCCCCGCGGTCGGGGTGGATGTCCTGACCCCGTGACCGTCCTCATCACCGGTTTCGAACCGTTCCGGGGCCGGCGGCACAACACGTCGTGGGACGTCGCCCGCGCGGTGACGTCCCGGCTGCGGGGCAACGGCTTCCTCACCGACGCCGCGACGTCGTCCGGCGGCCGGGCGTCCATCGACCTCGCGCAGCTGCCCGTGGTCTTCGGCACGGTCGTGCGCGAACTGCCGGGCCTGGTGCAGGTCCGGCAGCTGCGGGTGGCGGTGTGCCTCGGGGAGCGGACGGGGACCGACGTGCCGCTCCTCGAGACGCGGGCGGTGAACGCGCAGGTCGGCCGGGACAACAGCGGCGCGGACGTCGACCGTCCGATTCTCCCGGGCGGGGAGGGGGAGCGGGTGCTGTCCCCGGACGTCGTGCGCCTGCTGGAGGAGGTCGAGGGGCTGGGGGTCAGTGACGACGCCGGCCGCTACGTGTGCAACACGACGCTGTGGACGGGCCTGGACCTGGCCCGGCAGGGGGAGGTCGACCGGTTCGTCTTCATCCACGTCCCGGCGTTGGAGGCCGGTGACGCCGAGGGGCTGCGGCGGGTGGTCGGCCGGGTGACCCGGGCCGTGGAGATCCTCGCCCGGGCCTGACAGGCCTGACGGGGGCTGACACGCCTGACACGGCTGACGGGCCCGACAGGCCTGCCGCCCCGGCGGGTCAGCTGCGCAGCCGCTCGGCCCGCAGGCGCGCGACCTCGCGGGTGACCTGCTCCGCGAGCTCGCCGTCGAGCGGGGGGAGCTCCGCGACGGTCGTCCCCGTCGCCTGCGCGAGCAGCGCGTCGGCGAGCTGCGGGTTCCGCGCGAGCGCGGGGCCGTGCATGTACGTCGCGACGACCGACCCCTGCACCACGCCCTCCGCGCGGATCTGCCGCTCGGCCTCCTCGCCGTCGAGCCCCGCCGCGGCGGCCCCGGCGGCGTCGGTGTTGCCCGTGCCGTGGGTGAGCCGCCCGAGCGGGCGGGCGTCCGGGCCGAGGATCGTGGCCCCCATGTGGTTCGCGAAGCCGGTGAGCGTGTCGGTGAGCGCCGCGGTCCAGTCCGTGCCCGTCCGCGCGCCCGCCCCGGCGCCGGCCCCGTTCCCCGCGGAGTCGCCGTCGCCGGCGGAGGTGCCGGTCCCGGCGGGGGCCGCGGGCGTCACCGGCTCGGACCGGATCTCCCCGATCATGCGGTGGGCCAGCCCGGACGTGGTGGCGTCGAGAATCCCGAGCCCCTCGACGACGCGGCCGGACGCGCGGAAGGACACGCCGAGCACCTGGAGCCCGGCGCAGATCGCGAGGACGGGCCGGCCGGCGGCGGCTGCCCGGGCGAGGCCACCGTCGGCGGCGAGGTGCTCCGTGGCGACGATCTGCGCGGTGTCCTCGCCCCCGCCGAGGGTGTAGACGTCGAGCGTCTCCGGCACCGGCTCCCCGAGGGTGAGCCGGTGGATCTCGGCGGTGAGGCCGCGCATCCGCGCGCGTTGGCGGAGGACGAGGGCGTTGCCGTCGTCACCGTACGTCCCGAGCACGTCGGGCAGGACGAGGCCGATGGTCAGGTCGGTGTCACTCATGGGTCTCCCCCCGGTCGGTGGCGGCCGTCGTGTCGGCGGCGGTGTCGGTGTCGGTCGTGTCGGTGGTGTCGGTCGTGCCGGTGCTGCCGGTGCCGGTCGTCGTGGCGGCGGGCTGCGCCCCCGCCCGGTCGAGGGCCCGCCGCAGGTCGCGGAAGGCCGTGTAGTTCGCGAGGACCTCCACGCGCCCGGGCGGGCAGTGCCGGATCGCCTCGACGGTGTCCACGACGAGCTCGTGGGTGATGCCCGCGTACCCGAGGCGCACCCCGAGGTCCGTGCCGCGTTCCCCGGCGGCGACGACGTGCAGCCCACCGAGGTTCTCGAAGCGCACGTCCCACAGCCAGGACAGGTCCTCACCGTCGGCGACCTGCCCGTTGACGGAGATGACGAGCCCGTCGGCGGAGCGGTCGACCATGGACAGCGCCTCCTGCCAGCCGGCCGGGTTCTTCGCGAGGAGCATGTGCACGCGGCGGCCGTCGATCTCGACGGTGGAGTACCGCCCGGCGACGGAGTCGACGCGTTCGACGGCGGCGAGCGCGTCGGTCCGGTCGACGCCCATCGCGACGGCGGCGGCGATGGCCTCGGCGGCGTTGCCCCGGTTCGCGTCCCCGGGCAGCTTGAGCTGCATCGGCAGCACGTCGCCGTCCGGGGTGGTGAGCCCGTCGGGGCCGATGACCCACTCCGGGGTGGGGCGCCGGAACTCCCGGCCGGTCGGCAGCGGTTTCACGGCGTACCAGTCGACGAGGTGACCGGCGTCGTCGGTCTCGCGGATGACCGCGCCGCCGGTGCGCGGGCAGCTCGCGGAGTCGCCGGCCCAGCTGCCGCCGGCGGAGACCCACACGACGTTCGGGCAGTCCCACGCGACGGAGGTGACCTGGACGTCGTCGCAGTTCGCGATGACGGTCATGTCCGGCCGGGCCTCGACGCACGCGCGGAGGGAGCGTTCGATCTTCGTGATCTCCCCGACGCGGTCGAGCTGGTCCCGCGACAGATTGAGCAGCACGAGCGTGTCACAGTTGAGGCGGTCGGCGATCGACGGGACGTGGAGCTCGTCGACCTCGAGGACGAGGGTCTCCCGGTCGCGCCCGGCGAGGAGCGCCGAGATCACGCCGGCGTCCATGTTGTCCCCGCCCTCATTCGTGGCGACGGTGCGGCGGGTGCGCACCGCCTCCGCGAGCATCCGGGTGGTGGTGGACTTCCCGTTCGTCCCGGTGACGATCGCGCACGGCCGCCCCTGCCCGAGCTGGGCGAGGAGGTCCGGGTCGATGGCCCCGGCGACGAGACCCCCGATCATCCCTCCCGCCCCGCGGCCGGTCTTTCGGGACGCCCAGGTGGCGAGGTCCGCCGCGCGGCACGCCAGTCTGCTTCGAAGACTCATTCGGCTCATTGGGCCGAGGATAGTGGAGCAGGTCCCGCCGCAGCCGCCGCCACTCCGGGCCCGGGGGTGGGTGCAGGGTGCCGACGCCGTCCGTGCGTCAGCGACACCCGGTGACGTGGGCGGTCGCGCGGCGGGGGAGGGCGTCAGCGGGCGGGCGGCCACGGGTCCGCCGGTGGGCGGGGTGGTCGGCGGCCGGGGTGGTCAGCGCGCGCGGCCGCCGCCGGACTTTCCGCCGGATGCCCCGCCGGAACGGCCGCGACCGGACTTCCCGCCGGGCTTCCCGCCCGAGCGACCCCCGCCGGGCTTCCCGCCCGACTTCCCGCCGGACTTCCCGCCCGACTTTCCGCCCGAGCGGCCGCCGCCGGATTTCCCGCCCGCCGCGCCGCCCTGTCCGCCGGCCTTCCCGCCGCCGGACTGGCCTCCCCGGCCCGGCCGCCGTCCCTGGCCCCGCGCCCCGCCGCGGCCCGTGGACCGCCGGGACCCGTCCGACCCGGACCCGCCCGCGCCGGTGCGCCGGTGTGCGGCCCGCGACGGTTGGGGCGCCGGGATGTGGGTGCGTGGCGTCGTCGTCGACCGGGTCCGTTCCCCGGGCCGGACGTCGTCGAGGAGGTCGAGGAACTCCCGGTCCGTGACGAGCGGGATCCCCTTCCGGTCCGCGTGCATGGCCTTCCCCCGCAGGTCGTGGCTGGAGTTGCACACCACCACGGAGGTCGTCCGGTTGAGCTTCTCGCTGTACGCCAGGCCGGCGCGCATCGCCCGGCCGATGATCTCGTCCGCGTCGCCGGCGATGTCCGGGCTCACGACGATCTCCATGCCCTGCACGAGCGGCGACCCGGCCGTCCACGCGCCGGGGTTCTC
The sequence above is drawn from the Corynebacterium bovis DSM 20582 = CIP 54.80 genome and encodes:
- a CDS encoding DNA polymerase III subunit gamma and tau; this encodes MALYRKYRPASFAEVVGQEHVTEPLSTALDSGRINHAYLFSGPRGCGKTSSARILARSLNCVEGPTSTPCGVCDSCVALAPGGPGTLDVTELDAATHNGVDDMRELRDRAFYAPAESRYRVFIIDEAHMISSAGFNALLKIVEEPPEHLIFIFATTEPEKLLATIRSRTHNYPFRLLTPPAMRGLLEKVCGEEGVIVEDAVYPLVIRAGGGSPRDSLSIMDQLLAGAGPEGVTYTRALALLGVTDSALIDRAVDALAGHDQAALFRCVNEVIDAGYDPRRFATDLLDRFRDLLVVQAVPDAFEQGLVDAPADQRQILSEQAQDLGQATLTRCAALVNEGLEQMRGATAPRLLLEILCARMALPAAGTTVEALAQRIEALESGGVRAVPGGPGAGEGTPSLSSGKRYERRSQRQAREAAERAAREAAGAAAAGTGDGATGTGAATTGGDVDRSAATVRESPEAVQATAAGAATTAAMADGVETPAASPATSPDAGATDATDTTDTTGSTGSTGSTATPDGSAGADSSASPATPATPGGAGGDDATDGVQDRTPDGAADAAEEDPTVAEARRAREIVERNRRLARGQQDTAPSSAGNSAGPGAEDTAAPGADETAGHTSASASGTDAGAGQDTAQSSTDDTAAPGGDDTAGQPVTPSSQPDAAAAGDLPVGELWDRVLAELREITLSAWIAARGAEPVEATRGDDGTVTVDLRHHTGALAAFVTNADQAEAFAEAGRRAVGAPVRVRATVGGRTVQQPPQPSTGQPPGKPQAVSADGDGAGAAPENTPTPDGMTGGAGSTDTGDPGSTPATPATPDAPPEPEDTSAPGDAAPAASSSPAAAPSSPVPGEDPVPPVSAASSALERARAMERARAERMAAQAGGAAQAGSPGDGSGRTGTPGGATRGGAVGTGQGTDQGTGPLTGWRARKATIEARREYAFDQGFNGVPLPEEPPEDPWDGGGPGEPGDVAHAPAPGTGPARPGPGTGAGPATPGGPATGPDPAADPSGATGPGPDPRGRRETPEERRQREQDEMLEDRDRGGPSQYDHRTPLEIAGELIEQHLGGERTR
- a CDS encoding YbaB/EbfC family nucleoid-associated protein, whose product is MSQPDMNQIMAQAQQMQQQLQAAQAEIVASTVEGTAGNGLVTVVLGGDGEVRDLTIDPKVVDPEDVETLQDLVVGAFREANQNLRDLADEKMGPLSQGMGGLGL
- the recR gene encoding recombination mediator RecR, with translation MFEGPLQDVIDEFSRLPGVGPKSAQRIAFHLLQVDPEDVDRLRAALGRLREGVTFCRICHNISQEDVCRICADSSRDTSSVCVVEESKDIQVIERTGEYRGRYHVLGGALDPLNGVGPKELTVTKLVQRIGGNVPDVVIGGKAGARAGAVTPTGSGGDPGQGDDGVEYAPAPEITEVIIATDPNTEGEATASYLGRLLRDFPGLRVSRLASGIPMGGELEFVDELTLSRAFAGRTSITGG
- a CDS encoding DoxX family protein, which gives rise to MRTMKIGTTRRRTSATTAVADAAKNSVQDVMDTVTGRRAAAARRRNAIRTGVWATVFTGAGILHFIHKETFNDLVPEELPGTQTQWTYGSGAVELALGAAIVNPGTREAAGRAAAWFLLGVWPGNIKMAWDWRNETPVKRAIAFLRVPMQIPMIADVRKLRSPRSGWMS
- a CDS encoding pyrrolidone-carboxylate peptidase, with translation MTVLITGFEPFRGRRHNTSWDVARAVTSRLRGNGFLTDAATSSGGRASIDLAQLPVVFGTVVRELPGLVQVRQLRVAVCLGERTGTDVPLLETRAVNAQVGRDNSGADVDRPILPGGEGERVLSPDVVRLLEEVEGLGVSDDAGRYVCNTTLWTGLDLARQGEVDRFVFIHVPALEAGDAEGLRRVVGRVTRAVEILARA
- a CDS encoding type 1 glutamine amidotransferase codes for the protein MSDTDLTIGLVLPDVLGTYGDDGNALVLRQRARMRGLTAEIHRLTLGEPVPETLDVYTLGGGEDTAQIVATEHLAADGGLARAAAAGRPVLAICAGLQVLGVSFRASGRVVEGLGILDATTSGLAHRMIGEIRSEPVTPAAPAGTGTSAGDGDSAGNGAGAGAGARTGTDWTAALTDTLTGFANHMGATILGPDARPLGRLTHGTGNTDAAGAAAAGLDGEEAERQIRAEGVVQGSVVATYMHGPALARNPQLADALLAQATGTTVAELPPLDGELAEQVTREVARLRAERLRS
- a CDS encoding MurT ligase domain-containing protein; the protein is MSLRSRLACRAADLATWASRKTGRGAGGMIGGLVAGAIDPDLLAQLGQGRPCAIVTGTNGKSTTTRMLAEAVRTRRTVATNEGGDNMDAGVISALLAGRDRETLVLEVDELHVPSIADRLNCDTLVLLNLSRDQLDRVGEITKIERSLRACVEARPDMTVIANCDDVQVTSVAWDCPNVVWVSAGGSWAGDSASCPRTGGAVIRETDDAGHLVDWYAVKPLPTGREFRRPTPEWVIGPDGLTTPDGDVLPMQLKLPGDANRGNAAEAIAAAVAMGVDRTDALAAVERVDSVAGRYSTVEIDGRRVHMLLAKNPAGWQEALSMVDRSADGLVISVNGQVADGEDLSWLWDVRFENLGGLHVVAAGERGTDLGVRLGYAGITHELVVDTVEAIRHCPPGRVEVLANYTAFRDLRRALDRAGAQPAATTTGTGSTGTTDTTDTTDTDTAADTTAATDRGETHE